Proteins encoded together in one Rhodospirillaceae bacterium window:
- a CDS encoding XRE family transcriptional regulator, whose translation MSNENWKDDPLENTPPVWGSGSFLRDRGYPDPTQTKIKFDLVCMIRNVVELKQLRQIDVVARVNEFERNPTLTQPDVSRILRGNVKGYSESRLMIILAALGNDVSIVINPVEGHGHIRVSERDLAVA comes from the coding sequence ATGAGCAACGAGAATTGGAAAGACGATCCCCTTGAGAATACGCCTCCAGTTTGGGGAAGTGGCTCATTTCTGAGAGACCGCGGATATCCTGACCCGACACAGACCAAGATCAAATTTGATCTGGTCTGCATGATTCGAAACGTTGTTGAATTGAAGCAACTGCGGCAGATTGATGTCGTCGCCAGGGTCAATGAATTTGAACGCAATCCGACGCTTACTCAGCCTGACGTTTCCCGTATTCTCCGTGGAAACGTGAAAGGTTACTCGGAATCGCGCCTTATGATAATTCTTGCGGCCCTGGGGAATGACGTATCAATCGTCATTAATCCGGTCGAAGGACACGGGCATATCAGAGTGAGTGAGCGAGATCTGGCAGTCGCCTAA
- a CDS encoding DUF4143 domain-containing protein: MKIKDLRATPVNIPFTAPYRFSYGSMASVTKTVVEVITEDGVVGLGEVADGDRSSDVLKQRDQIIGLDVRDIHTAERRLVPAMRYTPWGNVLHSRRVFGGIEMAMWDARGKSENVPLTLLLGGAVRNQIPLTEYFSYRLSGKDELGSYSSGESTPVEIARYCATMIEQFGSDMFEGKLATVALDEEVAMVREVRAAKQSKLHMLDTGIVATLRNFTPGTFAADVNATALGPLVETFVYNELLKNLPYQRERWTLYHWRGKHHEVDFVAESGRTLIAIEIKAAVSLNDDDLKNLRWFKSQGPGKTWNVVGIVIYLGNDVFSFGQGIFGIPLSAFWAFS, encoded by the coding sequence GTGAAAATCAAAGATCTCCGCGCTACGCCAGTCAACATCCCATTCACGGCACCATACCGTTTTAGTTACGGCTCTATGGCTTCAGTGACCAAGACCGTTGTCGAAGTTATCACCGAGGATGGAGTCGTCGGTCTAGGCGAAGTGGCAGACGGCGACCGCTCTTCAGATGTTCTGAAGCAACGAGACCAGATCATAGGCCTCGATGTGCGCGATATTCACACGGCGGAGCGCCGACTCGTTCCGGCGATGCGTTATACACCTTGGGGTAACGTTCTACATAGTCGCCGCGTCTTTGGCGGTATCGAGATGGCGATGTGGGATGCGAGGGGAAAGAGCGAAAATGTGCCGCTGACTCTGCTGCTTGGCGGTGCCGTGCGAAATCAGATTCCGCTCACGGAGTATTTTTCCTATCGCCTTTCTGGGAAAGACGAACTGGGAAGCTATTCTTCTGGTGAATCCACCCCCGTCGAGATCGCGCGCTATTGCGCGACCATGATCGAGCAATTTGGGTCCGATATGTTTGAAGGAAAGCTTGCCACTGTGGCACTGGATGAAGAAGTTGCCATGGTGCGCGAAGTGCGTGCGGCCAAACAGTCAAAGCTTCATATGCTCGACACTGGCATCGTCGCAACGCTCCGTAATTTCACGCCTGGAACATTCGCGGCCGACGTCAATGCTACCGCGCTCGGTCCGTTGGTCGAGACGTTTGTCTACAATGAATTGCTCAAGAACTTGCCTTACCAGAGAGAACGATGGACGCTCTACCATTGGCGAGGCAAGCACCATGAAGTTGATTTCGTCGCGGAATCCGGCAGAACCCTGATCGCGATCGAAATTAAGGCGGCGGTTAGTCTCAACGACGATGACCTAAAGAACCTGCGTTGGTTCAAGAGCCAAGGACCGGGCAAGACTTGGAATGTAGTCGGGATTGTCATCTACCTGGGCAACGACGTGTTCAGTTTCGGTCAGGGGATCTTTGGAATTCCACTATCAGCATTTTGGGCATTCTCCTGA
- a CDS encoding type II toxin-antitoxin system RelE/ParE family toxin — MSIRVLKNRTFARWAKDEQVTDADLCQAAHEIENGLVEARLGGFLLKKRVARANGGKSGGFRTIVAHRQGSRLFFIFGFAKSDQANITKDEKKGLIKIGDEYMALNDKKLADLIKDKKILEVNCNG, encoded by the coding sequence ATGTCCATCAGGGTGCTTAAGAATCGAACGTTTGCGCGCTGGGCTAAGGATGAGCAGGTAACAGATGCCGATCTTTGCCAGGCGGCCCATGAAATTGAAAATGGGTTGGTAGAAGCCAGGTTGGGTGGGTTTTTACTGAAGAAGCGGGTCGCCAGAGCAAACGGCGGAAAGAGCGGTGGGTTTCGAACAATTGTCGCCCATCGTCAAGGGAGTAGACTGTTCTTCATTTTCGGATTTGCTAAAAGCGATCAGGCGAACATCACGAAAGATGAAAAGAAGGGCCTTATAAAGATTGGCGATGAGTATATGGCCTTAAACGACAAGAAACTGGCTGACCTCATCAAAGACAAGAAGATACTGGAGGTAAATTGCAATGGCTAA
- a CDS encoding transposase, translating into MTSTSNAKLSAPSFAKELSALALLFLLALACPALAAQVHIIGIPGITDGDTIRVGKSKIRLFGLDAPESVFEYRTGPHPKDPYRIDCASKTIRNMGSRSAPIGTPLESRFIREIIWMVEKWKGSQFGAEIHTVMSDRERGFFTAVKSLESDHQTVVHSAGEYVRGNVHSNTADGVGALLERARMGVWHRMSRPHLQRYLDEISFRRNCRIKREVTSKGGRKRRAITTIPLPDMLSKMLRPCIGRQIRRTENYSFKVLPNTLASPF; encoded by the coding sequence GTGACCAGTACCAGCAATGCGAAGCTATCTGCTCCTAGCTTCGCTAAAGAGCTGTCGGCGCTCGCCCTCCTCTTCCTTCTCGCCCTCGCCTGCCCCGCCCTGGCTGCCCAGGTCCACATCATTGGCATTCCCGGAATCACGGACGGCGACACTATCCGAGTCGGCAAATCCAAAATCCGCTTGTTCGGCCTCGATGCCCCCGAAAGTGTGTTTGAGTACCGAACTGGGCCCCACCCAAAGGATCCTTATCGTATTGATTGTGCGAGCAAAACAATTCGCAATATGGGGTCCCGATCGGCGCCGATCGGGACCCCTCTCGAATCCAGATTTATAAGAGAAATCATATGGATGGTTGAAAAATGGAAGGGGTCCCAGTTCGGTGCTGAAATACACACGGTCATGAGCGACCGCGAGCGGGGCTTTTTTACTGCCGTCAAATCACTCGAATCTGACCATCAGACGGTGGTGCATTCCGCTGGGGAATATGTTCGCGGCAACGTCCACAGCAACACCGCGGACGGTGTTGGAGCCCTGCTGGAGCGCGCCCGGATGGGTGTCTGGCATCGGATGAGCCGGCCGCATCTACAGCGCTACCTGGACGAAATCAGCTTCCGCAGGAACTGCCGGATCAAGCGAGAGGTCACCAGCAAGGGCGGCCGCAAGCGCCGGGCCATTACGACCATTCCCTTGCCAGACATGCTGTCTAAAATGCTCCGGCCATGTATCGGCCGGCAGATTCGACGGACGGAGAATTATAGCTTCAAGGTGTTACCAAATACTCTGGCGTCACCATTCTAG
- a CDS encoding DNA-binding transcriptional regulator, whose translation MAKKSRILSEVLEAAKDLHEAGAISVETMREFDALCLPQVPHYTAADIKKIRKVNKASQGVFAVYLNVSKATVTAWEQDLKTPSSMGLKLLNIVDRKGLKALA comes from the coding sequence ATGGCTAAGAAGAGTCGCATTCTCAGCGAGGTCCTTGAGGCCGCCAAGGACTTGCACGAAGCTGGCGCGATCAGCGTCGAAACGATGCGAGAATTTGACGCTCTGTGTCTGCCGCAGGTGCCCCACTATACCGCAGCCGATATCAAGAAGATCCGCAAAGTTAACAAGGCTAGTCAGGGTGTCTTTGCTGTCTATCTGAATGTCAGCAAAGCAACCGTCACCGCTTGGGAGCAGGACCTCAAAACGCCGTCAAGCATGGGTCTAAAGCTCTTGAATATCGTTGACCGGAAGGGTCTTAAGGCCCTCGCCTAG
- a CDS encoding extracellular solute-binding protein produces the protein MVTTPIDVADPSEWRGHEQRQHLYRHMLTRMLVIGILAIATVATALPLRAEDKPILLLSMKDPFARAYSQNREKVHDTLGVNLNVELLDYESVNRALAVNSLRKQSDYDLVAVDIVWVSDYASHGALLPLQLLVSDHRVDGSDFIDLAWEGGQFDGKQFALPIQPHPEVLIYRLSVLRRLNLKPPKTTDDVIEIARRVEEEIPNMHGICWNAASGAALGQQMLHFAAAFGAPVLRPDGSFTVSDPGWVKAFEYAKTLATLSPPQISEMAWDVRMAHFGMGSCAMTYAWGAAIAGLEEVGSTIAGDIGYAAAPHAPGYSPVTPLGSWLLAIPANLAPDRIPAALDALLRLTSADGARLLLELGVSASPRRSQTLGASRSYSILKLVDELDHSGELATWMRPAVQGFQGLSEIIGVEAHAALFDGVPVSTALARINGRVNDQGEVP, from the coding sequence ATGGTGACCACACCAATAGATGTTGCCGATCCTTCAGAATGGCGGGGGCATGAGCAGCGTCAACACCTCTACAGGCACATGTTAACGAGAATGCTCGTCATCGGTATTCTTGCGATAGCAACGGTTGCGACTGCTTTGCCATTGCGCGCGGAAGATAAGCCTATCCTGCTTTTAAGTATGAAAGATCCATTTGCCCGGGCTTACAGTCAAAATCGGGAGAAAGTTCACGACACTCTAGGCGTAAACTTGAACGTTGAGCTCCTGGATTACGAAAGTGTCAATCGAGCGCTTGCCGTAAATTCTCTGCGCAAACAATCAGATTATGATTTGGTTGCCGTCGACATAGTCTGGGTAAGCGATTATGCGAGCCATGGAGCACTACTACCCCTCCAACTTCTGGTGAGTGACCACCGTGTTGACGGCAGTGATTTCATTGACCTGGCATGGGAAGGCGGTCAGTTCGATGGCAAGCAGTTTGCGTTACCAATTCAGCCACATCCCGAAGTGCTGATTTATCGGCTCAGCGTCCTGAGAAGACTAAATCTTAAACCTCCCAAAACAACCGATGATGTCATCGAAATCGCACGCCGTGTCGAGGAAGAGATCCCGAACATGCACGGGATATGTTGGAACGCCGCATCTGGAGCAGCGCTTGGCCAGCAGATGCTTCACTTTGCAGCGGCTTTCGGCGCTCCAGTGCTTCGTCCCGATGGCAGCTTTACGGTAAGTGATCCGGGGTGGGTAAAGGCGTTTGAGTACGCCAAAACATTGGCTACCCTTTCACCACCTCAAATCAGTGAGATGGCGTGGGACGTGCGCATGGCGCATTTCGGTATGGGAAGTTGCGCTATGACATACGCGTGGGGCGCGGCAATTGCTGGATTAGAGGAAGTTGGTAGCACTATCGCTGGCGACATCGGATATGCCGCAGCGCCTCATGCTCCTGGTTACTCACCGGTAACGCCACTGGGGTCTTGGTTGCTTGCAATACCTGCAAATCTTGCGCCTGACAGAATACCAGCAGCCTTAGATGCCCTACTTCGCCTGACCAGCGCTGATGGAGCCCGATTGCTTCTTGAATTAGGTGTCAGTGCTTCGCCGCGACGCAGTCAAACGTTGGGGGCGAGTCGTAGCTATTCAATTTTGAAGTTGGTTGACGAGTTGGATCATTCGGGTGAACTGGCAACCTGGATGAGGCCTGCCGTGCAAGGATTTCAAGGTCTATCAGAGATAATTGGTGTAGAGGCCCATGCTGCTCTATTTGATGGTGTGCCTGTGTCAACTGCTTTGGCTAGAATAAACGGAAGAGTCAATGATCAAGGAGAAGTACCTTAG
- a CDS encoding type II toxin-antitoxin system RelE/ParE family toxin, whose protein sequence is MTSPDSIDLREVIFINERCRKDYFDLPEDVCETADQAIDALQNGRQLPPKMFTKLGGGLSGIDEIRIPYDTDTYRVYVMQEWKWVIIVVGAEMKKSTSGNNIPKDQVERLEARLKKARAYVKDNSHLLERDFLKREARRNA, encoded by the coding sequence ATGACCTCTCCAGACAGCATAGACTTGCGCGAGGTCATCTTCATCAACGAGCGCTGCCGCAAGGACTATTTCGATTTACCGGAAGACGTTTGCGAAACTGCCGATCAGGCAATTGATGCCCTTCAAAATGGTCGTCAATTGCCGCCCAAAATGTTCACCAAGCTTGGCGGCGGGCTGTCCGGAATTGATGAAATTCGTATCCCTTATGATACCGACACGTATCGTGTCTACGTCATGCAGGAGTGGAAATGGGTGATTATAGTTGTTGGGGCCGAGATGAAAAAATCAACGTCCGGCAACAATATTCCGAAAGATCAGGTTGAGCGATTAGAGGCGCGCCTCAAGAAGGCTCGTGCCTATGTCAAAGACAACAGTCACTTGCTTGAGCGGGACTTTCTGAAGCGCGAAGCACGTCGGAATGCATAG
- a CDS encoding DMT family transporter, giving the protein MPLPSPAPIQAPNATWASLPLSLIGVWLVIGKDAGLPIPQNMGDWLALLAGVMFVAGAARIQVSRVEGVFPMMFSYSLYGGIFGAVQMLLLSAEVGPPPMLGTWMNLAPWIVLRCLGFLLPTNAIITWSPKHLGAGLFSILILAELIFGTVSAAIWANEPFGWHEVAGCLLILTAGVTEVVLAPRTIKQGRP; this is encoded by the coding sequence GTGCCTCTTCCATCGCCCGCCCCGATCCAAGCTCCCAACGCGACTTGGGCCAGCCTCCCCCTGTCGCTGATTGGTGTCTGGCTTGTCATTGGCAAGGATGCGGGCCTGCCGATTCCCCAGAACATGGGCGACTGGCTGGCGCTCCTGGCCGGCGTGATGTTCGTTGCCGGTGCCGCGAGGATACAGGTCTCGCGTGTTGAAGGCGTATTCCCCATGATGTTCTCCTACTCCCTCTATGGCGGGATCTTTGGAGCCGTCCAGATGCTCTTGCTGAGCGCGGAAGTTGGGCCTCCGCCCATGTTGGGAACCTGGATGAACCTTGCGCCTTGGATCGTGCTTCGGTGTCTCGGTTTCCTTCTGCCTACGAACGCGATCATCACCTGGTCTCCCAAACATCTTGGCGCTGGCCTGTTCAGCATTCTCATCCTGGCGGAGCTCATATTCGGGACGGTCAGCGCTGCGATCTGGGCCAACGAGCCTTTTGGCTGGCATGAGGTCGCTGGCTGCCTGCTCATTCTCACGGCAGGAGTGACCGAGGTCGTCTTGGCGCCCCGCACAATCAAGCAAGGGAGGCCCTGA